ACATGAAACAGTCGCTTTACTGAGCCCTGTAAAAGGAaactatttaatttttttttgttatttgcaGATAATGTTCACTAATCTCTTGATCTCTCACTCACAGGGAATACCTATTCAATGCCATTGAGACTCTTCCATGTGTGAAGAAGAAGGCTGACTGGGCCCTCAACTGGATTGGCAACAAGGATGCTAATTATGGTAACTTGAGTTCCTGTGTATTCTGCATCAGATTTACATTAAACAGTAGTTGGACAACAGTGTGACCCATTCTGTACTGTCTGTAGGTGAGAGAGTGGTGGCCTTTGCTGCTGTGGAGGGAATCTTTTTCTCTGGTTCTTTTGCTGCTATCTTCTGGCTAAAGAAGAGGGGCCTCATGCCTGGGCTCACGTTCTCCAATGAGCTTATCAGCAGAGATGAGGTAACACACTTCCACTATTAAAAGCAAGCAGTCATTCTTACCAATTCCAATGTGCAATATTTTGAAGTTGTCTTTTGATGTCAGGGTCTTCACTGTGACTTCGCCTGCTTAATGTTCAAGCACTTGGTGAATAAACCTTCTGAAAGAACAGTCAAGAAAATTATAATGAATGCTGTTCAGATTGAACAGGTATGCATCAACTACGTCCAAATTCCTGGTTTTGAGCTTTCTGCTAATGAAAAACTAACTTGACCACCTTTTACTGTTTCCAGGAGTTCCTGACTCAGGCTTTGCCTGTTAAGCTGATTGGCATGAACTGTGATTTAATGAAGCAGTACATTGAATTTGTGGCTGACAGACTGATGCTGGAGTTGGGTTTCAACAAGGTGAGGATATACAGATCAACCAGTCTGACCTCAGTGTCCCGATACTGAATGTGAACTCTAATACAACATTTAAATGGGGTtttaatgaggctgaagtcaacTTCATTCACCaccttgtttgaattttctggtttcatcttaaatggtggtgcagcagctacattctggcacctcaggacAAGAAGCTAAACAGTCCTGTGCCAGTCCAATATGTCTCACTGCAACGTGCAGGGTTGCAGATTGAAGCCACCCTATGGCGAGAGGCAGCTCTCGCCAACATTGCTCTTGGTGCAAGAATGGTCACTCACCTGTGGGTTCAGAGACACAAAGTTAAATTCCACATCCtactttggggcagtcgtggactggcggttagggaaccagccctgtgactggaaggttgctggtttgatccccttggctgacggTTCATGACTGAAGTGCACTTGAGCAAGGCACATAACCCACAATTGCTCtgcaggtgccgtggatagggctgcccactgctctgggcaagtgtgctcactgtcccctagtgtgttcACTAGCTTGCATGTGGTTTTCACTGcatgggtgggttaaatgctgaGGTCTAATCTCAGTGTGCACAGtaacaaatggttgtaaattctaagctgtcttaaaaaaaaaaaaaaaaaaaagctgactttagcttcataGTTTTGTCTGACACTTTCACATAATTTTGTACCCTAGCATAACTAGTCAGAACTGTTTCTTCAAAACCAATGTCCACACTTATTTTGTTGACAAAGACTGGCTGTGAACTCACTGTAGCTACCATCTTAACATCTGTGTAACCACATCTGCATAAACTAGTAACAGTTACAGAAACTCATGTGAGTGCAAACTTTGATATGAAAATGATTATGTGGAGGGGAATGAGCATCACGCCATTTTGAGAATGTTCAGTTTTGATTTGACAACACTTGATGTCTGCCACATACCTTAAGAGTAATGACACTTAACTGATCCTGTATACAAATAATTTAACTGAATTCAGCTCATTGAGTATTGACTTCGTTTTTGCTGTAATTTAACTCTTTTGGATGATGCCTTTTGTAGATTTACAAAGTAGAGAACCCCTTTGACTTCATGGAAAACATTTCCTTGGAGGGGAAAACCAACTTCTTTGAGAAGCGAGTAGGAGAGTACCAGAGGATGGGGGTCATGTCTGGACCCACAGACAACACCTTCAGGCTTGATGCGGACTTCTAAACTTGAATGGAAAGTGAATGGACGCTTGTAAATCTAACACTTGAAGAGGTGATGGTCCACAGAGCACCTCAGTTTCTTACCAACATTGTCACTTGTCAGGACTGCTGGAACATCATGACTGCTGATGGACTTCgcagtgtagatgttctgttaAGCATGTGGTtggttgtttttaaaaagcttttggAATGTGTAAATTCCAAATGCAGTAaagcttttatatatttttttccccctttttttatTGTAACTTTCTACAAATGGTGCTGATTAATTTATAGCTTGTACAAACAGCCTTTCCTGCTTTAAATACTGCTTTCTTAATGCCTGACCTTCCAGCCTTGCTTTCGTCTTGATGCTGttaaagatgtaaataaattttTCATGGAAGATGCGCGTCAGTTTATTTTGTAATACGGTGATATGAGCCCTTGCCTAAGattgttagtgagtgtgtgtgtgtgtgtgtgtgtgtgtgtgtgtgtgtgtgtgtgtgtgtgtgtgtgtgtgtgtgtgtgtgtgttttggttttgttgtgttttttttttgtttgtttttttttcttccccccccccccttgctCTAAATGTTAAGTCCAAGTTTAAAGTCGCAGACATATTTACATGTGAAGTGGgggatgtgtatgtgtgagtctCCACCACCCCCCTTGCTCCACACACAGACGTGGCTCAGCTTCCTTTGATTTAAATTGGGGgcctttttgctttttaaatgttctcTTCTAGTTTTATTGCAGTTAAATGAATGCATTGATCAGTTTAACACTCTTAGGGTTTCAGCAGTCACTGAGAGTGGAATAGACCATGTCTGCTATAGACTTCACAAATGGTTTTCATAGGTGGTATGGGGGGGGGCTGTATCCTTGTGTACAATTAGTGCACACCTGTAATGGTAGATCGCAAACATGGAAACTTCCAAAGCTCTTGATGTATTTATAGCTATAGTTATCTGGAGCACTCTTGGAATGGGCTGAAGCAGCCAACCATCCACTTTCTAGGGGCTCTGAACATACTACACATGGCAGAGTGGGCTTTTACTTGTCCAGCCTCACCCAAGGAAACCTTAAGCAATTAAATGCCTACTTTGTTTATTGGAAtagtttgtattgtttatttaggattttttttaaagactgtttTCTATTGTGTGACTGTACAAACTTCAGTACACAATCAGTCTTGCCTGTAAGCTGCCACAGTAGTTTAATTGGATGGACAATGGGaatctttaaaggggaattccacagattaaaacttttttttttacataattaaatggttaagatgtaaacaaagtcgttcagagacgacattgaactgaactgagaattgttcactgtggtggtgaaaGGTAATCAGACATTAAAAGATGCGTCACAAAGGTTATAAAGAGGAAATGCTTTTGAATGTGCTAAATGCCTGAAATGCTCTGAGGTGTTTTTGTATAAGGTTTTGTCTTAaaacctaaaatgtatttttaagtgCCATTCATGGGCACTCATGGCCATACAGAGCATTGTAAGACAAAATAGACCCCATAGAAAACTCtcaagacatgtgtaggttcactggtccttttgtatagtaaataaaataatgaagtaTTGGCATTGTCAATCACATCacaatccctggttcctatcaccaccactgtgaatcaATCTGAGCCTCTTTACTGTGagaaccactctgactgacacAATCAtttcaatgattgaattatgcagaacatttgaaaacttggtggaattccccttaaagaaCAGCTCCACTCTAACAATACATTAACACTATTAACTAGGCATTAGGGGAGAcccagtgtgtgtctgtatttacTGGGTTCATTATTAAGAGGCAATATTTCTGTGAGTATTCCTGACTAGTGTGCCTGTCATCATGCTGTCCTGAAGGTATGCTGCTGACAACAGCTGCTTTAGCTACCACACTGACACACAATAGAT
This genomic interval from Pygocentrus nattereri isolate fPygNat1 chromosome 4, fPygNat1.pri, whole genome shotgun sequence contains the following:
- the LOC108410891 gene encoding ribonucleoside-diphosphate reductase subunit M2, with product MLSTRSPLKAKNENGVSTKMDSLSLVDKENTPPSMSTSRILASKTARKIFADSEEQSKPKNESVGEEPLLKENPRRFVIFPIQYHDIWQMYKKAEASFWTAEEVDLSKDLQHWESLKDEERYFISHVLAFFAASDGIVNENLVERFMQEVQVTEARCFYGFQIAMENIHSEMYSLLIDTYIKDPKEREYLFNAIETLPCVKKKADWALNWIGNKDANYGERVVAFAAVEGIFFSGSFAAIFWLKKRGLMPGLTFSNELISRDEGLHCDFACLMFKHLVNKPSERTVKKIIMNAVQIEQEFLTQALPVKLIGMNCDLMKQYIEFVADRLMLELGFNKIYKVENPFDFMENISLEGKTNFFEKRVGEYQRMGVMSGPTDNTFRLDADF